A single region of the Fusobacterium sp. FSA-380-WT-3A genome encodes:
- the hpt gene encoding hypoxanthine phosphoribosyltransferase — protein MSNKIDILISKEQLENRIIELGRQIKEDYQGKQLVCVGLLKGSVVFISDLIRAIDMDLSIDFMKVSSYGKGTDSTGVVKILKDVDEEVTGKDVLLVEDIVDTGLTIANVKEFMAKKRPNSVKVCTLLDKPSRRKIDVKAEYVGFEIPDEFVIGFGLDYAEKYRNLSFVGKLTLDKDNK, from the coding sequence ATGAGTAACAAAATAGACATTTTAATCTCTAAAGAACAATTGGAAAATCGTATTATTGAACTTGGAAGACAAATAAAAGAGGATTATCAAGGAAAACAATTAGTTTGTGTTGGATTATTAAAAGGGTCAGTAGTATTTATCTCTGATTTAATAAGAGCCATAGATATGGATTTAAGTATTGATTTTATGAAGGTATCTAGTTATGGAAAAGGAACTGATTCTACAGGAGTCGTAAAAATTTTAAAAGATGTAGATGAAGAAGTTACAGGGAAAGATGTACTATTAGTAGAAGATATTGTTGATACAGGTTTGACTATTGCAAATGTAAAAGAATTTATGGCAAAGAAAAGACCAAATTCTGTAAAAGTATGTACATTATTAGATAAACCAAGCAGAAGAAAAATAGATGTAAAGGCTGAATATGTAGGGTTTGAAATTCCAGATGAATTTGTTATAGGGTTTGGATTAGATTATGCAGAAAAGTATAGAAATCTTTCTTTTGTAGGAAAGCTTACTTTAGATAAGGATAATAAATAA
- a CDS encoding PASTA domain-containing protein has product MQKKIIVVASCIISIMATIYFLGYLTLNWYFNRDFYYTPNLVGLTPEEVSVLADKDIIDIKVVGKDFSRLPEGQIFMQDPVERHIIKKGRTIKVWVSMGENYFEVPDFEGQQLFTVKKLLEEKRIKINSIARTDSPLSYNCIVTTNPGKGEYVNVKDGISLLVSSRSLNKVVKVPDISGYTLIEAEKLLKENSIFIGKIEKIKVEGLEPNIVVDTSIGANSRISAGSTINITVTE; this is encoded by the coding sequence ATGCAAAAAAAAATAATAGTTGTAGCTAGTTGTATAATCTCTATTATGGCTACAATATATTTCTTAGGATATTTAACTTTAAATTGGTATTTTAATAGAGATTTTTATTACACTCCTAATCTTGTAGGACTTACACCAGAAGAGGTAAGTGTTTTAGCTGATAAAGATATAATTGATATAAAAGTTGTTGGAAAAGATTTTTCTAGACTTCCAGAAGGACAAATTTTTATGCAGGACCCTGTTGAAAGACATATAATAAAAAAGGGAAGAACTATAAAAGTTTGGGTTAGTATGGGAGAAAATTATTTTGAAGTTCCTGATTTTGAAGGACAACAACTTTTTACTGTAAAAAAATTACTTGAAGAAAAAAGAATAAAAATTAATAGTATTGCTAGAACAGATTCTCCTTTATCATATAATTGTATTGTCACTACAAATCCAGGAAAAGGAGAATATGTCAATGTTAAAGATGGTATTTCATTATTAGTTAGTAGCCGTTCATTAAACAAAGTAGTAAAAGTTCCTGATATTTCTGGATATACTCTTATTGAAGCTGAAAAACTTTTAAAAGAAAATTCTATTTTTATTGGAAAAATTGAAAAAATAAAAGTAGAAGGGTTAGAACCAAATATAGTAGTTGATACAAGTATTGGAGCTAACAGTAGAATTTCAGCAGGTTCTACTATAAATATCACTGTTACTGAATAA
- the rsgA gene encoding ribosome small subunit-dependent GTPase A: MNKIQGFYYVKSEENIYECKLRGILKRKEKKENCVVGDVVEISEDNSIIEVYPRKNMINRPLVSNIDYLVIQFAGKDPEVDLDRLNTLLLNSIYYKINPIVIINKIDLLTEEEITNLKERLKFLNSVDIPLFFVSTYKNIGVEKVKSFIKDKTVAFGGPSGVGKSSILNMLQNEENLIVGETSKKLKAGKHTTRDSKLIPSICGGYVIDTPGFSSIDLPPIKDFTELISLFKEFNFEDGEYCKFLDCHHISEPGCLIKEKVEEGKIFKERYNFYKKVYEKLKNERWNNYERY, translated from the coding sequence ATAAATAAAATACAAGGATTTTATTATGTAAAATCTGAAGAAAATATTTATGAATGTAAATTAAGAGGAATTTTAAAAAGAAAAGAGAAAAAAGAAAATTGTGTTGTAGGTGATGTTGTAGAAATTTCAGAAGATAATTCTATTATAGAAGTTTATCCTAGAAAAAATATGATAAATAGACCTTTGGTTTCTAATATAGATTATCTTGTTATTCAATTTGCTGGAAAAGACCCAGAAGTTGATTTAGATAGGTTAAATACTTTATTACTTAATAGTATCTACTATAAAATAAATCCAATTGTAATTATTAATAAAATAGACTTGCTTACAGAGGAAGAAATTACAAACTTAAAAGAAAGATTAAAATTTTTAAATTCAGTGGACATTCCTCTATTTTTTGTTTCTACTTATAAAAATATAGGAGTTGAAAAAGTCAAAAGTTTTATAAAAGATAAAACTGTAGCATTTGGTGGTCCTAGTGGTGTCGGAAAATCTAGCATCTTAAATATGTTACAAAATGAAGAAAATTTAATAGTAGGAGAAACAAGCAAAAAATTAAAAGCTGGTAAACATACTACTAGAGATTCAAAACTTATTCCTTCCATTTGTGGAGGATACGTTATAGATACTCCAGGATTTTCATCTATAGATTTACCACCTATAAAAGATTTTACAGAACTTATCTCTCTTTTTAAAGAATTTAATTTTGAAGATGGAGAATATTGTAAATTTTTAGATTGCCATCACATTAGTGAACCTGGATGTCTAATAAAAGAAAAAGTTGAAGAGGGAAAAATTTTTAAAGAAAGATATAATTTTTATAAAAAAGTCTATGAAAAATTAAAAAACGAAAGGTGGAATAATTATGAAAGATATTAA
- the rpe gene encoding ribulose-phosphate 3-epimerase, whose product MMKDIKIAPSILSADFSRLGEEVISIDKAGADWIHIDVMDGIFVPNITFGPPVIKAIRNKTKLLFDVHLMITQPERYIEAFVKAGADLIVVHAESTIHLHRVIQQIKSYGIKAGISLNPSTSPEVLRYIINDIDLVLVMSVNPGFGGQSFIESSVEKIKEIRKMSETVDIEVDGGINDKTIKKCIEAGANIFVAGSYVFGGNYEERIKSLK is encoded by the coding sequence ATTATGAAAGATATTAAAATAGCACCATCTATTTTGTCAGCAGACTTTAGTAGATTAGGTGAAGAAGTTATTAGCATAGATAAAGCTGGAGCTGATTGGATTCATATAGATGTAATGGATGGTATTTTTGTACCAAATATCACTTTTGGACCTCCTGTAATAAAAGCTATAAGAAACAAAACTAAATTATTATTTGATGTTCATTTAATGATAACACAACCAGAAAGATATATTGAAGCTTTTGTAAAAGCTGGAGCTGATTTAATAGTAGTTCATGCTGAATCTACAATACATTTACACAGAGTTATCCAACAAATAAAATCTTATGGAATTAAAGCTGGAATTTCCTTAAATCCATCTACATCTCCTGAAGTTTTAAGATATATCATAAATGATATAGACTTAGTTTTGGTCATGAGTGTAAATCCAGGATTTGGAGGACAAAGTTTTATAGAAAGTTCGGTTGAAAAAATAAAAGAAATTAGAAAAATGAGTGAAACTGTTGATATTGAAGTTGATGGTGGAATAAATGATAAAACTATAAAAAAATGTATTGAAGCAGGGGCTAATATTTTTGTAGCTGGTTCTTATGTTTTTGGTGGAAATTATGAAGAAAGAATTAAAAGTTTAAAATAG
- a CDS encoding MarR family winged helix-turn-helix transcriptional regulator → MAKYIEELNDIFEKFYKLFYESEDMALKNGIKCLTHTELHIIEAIGEDSLTMNELADRLAITMGTATVAITKLGEKGFVSRVRSNTDRRKVYVSLSKKGMQALNYHNNYHKTIVSSIIEKLDEDEVKVFLGTFKKLLKSLKNKSELLKPLPITDFPINTKVSVVEIKGTPIIQDYFMDRGVGHYCTLEVLEGKDSNNVALKKDDGTILEVNILDAKNIIVVKVED, encoded by the coding sequence ATGGCTAAATATATTGAAGAATTAAATGATATTTTTGAAAAATTTTATAAGCTTTTTTATGAATCAGAAGACATGGCATTAAAAAATGGAATAAAATGTCTTACTCATACTGAACTTCACATAATAGAGGCTATAGGTGAAGATTCTCTTACTATGAATGAACTTGCTGATAGACTGGCTATAACTATGGGAACTGCAACTGTTGCTATTACAAAATTAGGAGAAAAAGGATTTGTTTCAAGAGTTCGTTCTAACACAGATAGAAGAAAAGTTTATGTTTCTTTATCTAAAAAAGGGATGCAAGCTTTAAATTATCACAATAATTATCACAAAACTATAGTTTCTTCTATAATTGAAAAACTAGATGAAGATGAAGTAAAAGTTTTCTTAGGAACTTTTAAAAAACTTCTTAAAAGTTTAAAAAATAAATCTGAATTATTAAAACCTTTGCCTATAACAGATTTTCCTATAAATACTAAAGTTTCTGTTGTTGAAATAAAAGGAACTCCTATTATTCAAGATTATTTTATGGACAGAGGAGTTGGACATTATTGTACATTAGAAGTTTTAGAGGGAAAAGATTCTAATAATGTAGCTCTTAAGAAAGATGACGGAACTATCTTAGAAGTTAATATATTAGATGCTAAAAATATTATTGTTGTTAAGGTAGAAGATTAA
- a CDS encoding NFACT family protein has protein sequence MFYLDGISLSKIKIELEENLTSKKIGKIFQNSSLSLTLHFGKKALFFSCNPSLPICYINEDKEENFLEENSSFLLLIRKYLINSALIKIEQLGFDRILKFSFSKINELGEIQNNFLYFEIMGKYSNVILTDKDNKIISVLKKKSLEENSLRTLFNGEVYTQPIVTKKINPLYITEKEFEKYLEENNIVENIEGIGKLLKNQINSFEDLTKFLKDNISPKIYFKNDTPILATVLNIIPKDFDKEIPFSTYVEMINNYIKLKSLSNSFTLLKNRLFSVLDKEEKKSLKILKNIKKDIEIMKEHEKYKNLGDILASVLYSIKKGDTKVKAYDFYNNCEITIDIDPLLSPQSNLSKIYKKSSKMKRGLEISKERLVEFSNKLTYIDSVRTFIEKSKNIEELKNIEKELIEEKYIIEKNNKKNKKKTIEVPYGTINLDNKILYFGRNNKENDYLTFKFARKDDMWFHIKDMPGSHFIVKKEDFVNDEEFIKKVAEYSAYYSKANSGEKVVVDYTEKKNLNKPKGAPLGFVTYNIWDSITVITPEKI, from the coding sequence ATGTTTTATTTAGATGGAATATCTCTTTCTAAAATAAAAATAGAGCTAGAAGAAAATTTAACAAGTAAAAAAATTGGGAAGATTTTTCAAAATTCTTCCCTTTCTTTAACATTACACTTTGGAAAAAAAGCTCTATTTTTTTCTTGTAATCCGTCATTACCTATTTGTTATATAAATGAAGACAAAGAAGAAAATTTTTTAGAAGAAAACTCTAGTTTTTTATTATTAATTAGAAAATATTTAATAAATTCAGCTCTAATTAAAATTGAACAACTAGGATTTGATAGAATATTAAAATTCTCATTTTCAAAAATAAATGAACTTGGAGAAATACAAAATAATTTCTTATATTTTGAAATAATGGGTAAATATTCTAATGTAATTTTAACTGATAAAGATAATAAGATAATCTCTGTATTAAAGAAAAAATCTTTGGAAGAAAATTCTCTAAGAACTCTATTTAATGGAGAAGTTTACACACAACCTATTGTAACGAAAAAAATAAATCCTCTTTATATAACTGAAAAAGAATTTGAAAAATACTTAGAAGAAAATAATATTGTTGAAAATATTGAAGGAATTGGAAAATTATTAAAAAATCAAATAAATTCTTTTGAAGATTTAACTAAATTTTTAAAGGATAATATTTCTCCTAAAATATATTTCAAAAACGATACTCCTATTTTAGCCACTGTATTAAATATTATTCCAAAAGATTTTGATAAGGAAATTCCATTTTCTACATATGTTGAAATGATTAATAATTATATAAAATTAAAATCATTATCAAACTCTTTTACTTTATTAAAAAATAGATTATTTTCTGTATTGGATAAAGAGGAAAAAAAATCTTTAAAAATATTAAAAAATATTAAAAAAGATATTGAAATAATGAAAGAACATGAAAAATATAAAAATTTAGGGGATATTTTAGCTTCTGTATTATATTCTATAAAAAAAGGAGATACAAAAGTAAAAGCCTATGATTTCTACAATAATTGTGAAATTACTATTGACATAGACCCCTTACTTTCTCCTCAATCAAATCTTTCTAAAATTTATAAAAAATCTTCTAAAATGAAAAGAGGTTTAGAAATCTCAAAAGAAAGATTAGTTGAATTTTCAAATAAGTTAACATATATTGATAGTGTTAGAACTTTTATAGAAAAAAGTAAAAATATTGAAGAATTAAAAAATATTGAAAAAGAATTGATAGAAGAAAAATATATTATTGAGAAAAATAATAAAAAAAATAAAAAGAAAACTATTGAAGTTCCTTATGGTACTATTAATTTAGATAATAAAATTTTATATTTTGGAAGAAATAATAAGGAAAATGATTATTTAACTTTTAAATTTGCTAGAAAAGATGATATGTGGTTTCATATAAAAGATATGCCTGGTTCTCATTTTATAGTAAAAAAAGAAGATTTTGTCAATGATGAAGAGTTTATAAAAAAAGTTGCTGAATATTCAGCTTATTATTCAAAAGCTAATAGTGGAGAAAAAGTAGTAGTTGATTATACTGAAAAGAAAAATCTAAATAAACCTAAGGGTGCTCCATTAGGTTTTGTAACTTATAATATTTGGGATTCTATAACAGTAATTACTCCAGAAAAAATTTAA
- the deoD gene encoding purine-nucleoside phosphorylase — MSTPHNSANVGEITKNVLMPGDPLRAKFIAETFLEDVKLVNSVRNMFAYTGKYKGKDITVMGSGMGMPSIGIYSYELFSQYGVENILRIGSAGAYVDTLNIFDIVLVESAWSESSFAKTQNGYEKDETYPDEELNNKIKETAKKLNIPIHLSKIHSSDVFYRDAEEGYYKKIFEDKGCEAVEMESFALFHNAKVLGKKAACLLTISDSFTSKKATTAEERQLSFTNMMKIALETFCD; from the coding sequence ATGAGTACACCACATAATAGTGCTAATGTTGGAGAAATTACAAAAAATGTTTTAATGCCTGGAGACCCTTTAAGAGCTAAATTTATAGCTGAAACTTTTTTGGAAGATGTAAAATTAGTAAATTCAGTTAGAAATATGTTTGCTTATACAGGAAAATATAAAGGAAAGGATATTACTGTTATGGGCTCTGGAATGGGAATGCCATCAATAGGAATATACTCTTATGAACTTTTTTCTCAATATGGTGTTGAAAATATTTTAAGAATTGGTTCAGCTGGAGCTTATGTAGATACATTAAATATTTTTGATATTGTATTGGTAGAAAGTGCTTGGAGTGAATCTTCTTTTGCTAAAACTCAAAATGGATATGAAAAAGATGAAACTTATCCAGATGAAGAATTAAATAATAAAATAAAAGAAACAGCTAAAAAATTAAATATTCCTATTCATTTATCAAAAATTCATTCTAGTGATGTTTTTTATAGAGATGCTGAAGAGGGATATTATAAAAAAATATTTGAAGATAAAGGTTGTGAAGCTGTAGAGATGGAGAGTTTTGCTCTTTTCCATAATGCAAAAGTTTTAGGAAAAAAAGCTGCCTGTCTTTTAACAATATCAGATAGTTTTACTTCAAAAAAAGCTACAACAGCAGAAGAAAGACAATTATCTTTTACAAATATGATGAAAATAGCTTTGGAAACATTTTGTGATTAA
- the cdd gene encoding cytidine deaminase, whose translation MEKYRDIIEKAYEVQKNAYAPYSNFFVGACVKTKDNKYFLGANVENASYGLTNCAERNAIFQAYSMGYRKKDIESICIVGSGKNLITPCGACRQVMVELLEKDTPIVLVTEDKLKITNIEELLPFSFTDESL comes from the coding sequence ATGGAAAAATATAGGGATATTATAGAAAAAGCTTATGAAGTTCAAAAAAATGCCTATGCTCCATATTCAAATTTTTTTGTGGGAGCTTGTGTAAAAACAAAAGATAATAAATATTTTTTAGGAGCTAATGTAGAAAATGCCTCTTATGGTTTAACAAATTGTGCCGAAAGAAATGCTATATTTCAAGCTTATTCTATGGGATATAGAAAAAAAGATATAGAGTCAATTTGTATTGTAGGAAGTGGAAAAAATTTAATAACTCCTTGTGGAGCCTGTAGACAAGTTATGGTTGAATTATTAGAAAAAGATACTCCTATAGTATTAGTTACTGAAGACAAATTAAAAATAACAAATATCGAAGAATTATTACCTTTTTCATTTACAGATGAAAGTTTATAA